One segment of Thermoanaerobacter kivui DNA contains the following:
- a CDS encoding TIGR02678 family protein has product MEELQMLLENFWILREDRENFNKIRDAENKIKPFVEEKLGYRLIINPYIIKLEKVPSDVEEWMRIDAFQTPMDYAFLCLLLAFLEDKGPEDQFVLSNITEYIEAQYDGPDKVDWTLFQHRKSLVRVLNFAVDIGIIKIDDGDHERFSESEDTEVLYENTGISRYFLRSFNREITEDMKIEDFLQEDLNLSNPKDAVIQRRHRVYRKLILSPSVYSEGPDDQDFMYIKNYRNTIAKDLEEYLDAKLHLHKTSAFVLFNDNKYLKSYFPDKNKNISDIMLQVNKIIREMIEDGKLAYNPDDTIDITEAEFINIILKVKERFSDGWYKSYREMSEKQLIEEVIENMESFKMIKRVEELHSIKILPMAAKLIGEYPPDFEKGEGADE; this is encoded by the coding sequence ATGGAAGAACTTCAGATGCTTCTTGAAAATTTTTGGATACTGAGAGAGGATAGAGAAAATTTCAACAAAATAAGAGATGCGGAGAATAAAATAAAACCTTTTGTTGAAGAAAAATTAGGATATAGATTGATTATAAACCCATATATTATTAAGTTAGAAAAAGTGCCGTCAGATGTTGAAGAGTGGATGAGGATAGATGCATTTCAAACGCCTATGGATTATGCATTTTTGTGTTTGCTCTTAGCTTTTTTGGAGGATAAAGGACCAGAAGACCAGTTTGTGTTGTCTAATATAACGGAATACATAGAGGCACAGTATGATGGACCTGATAAAGTAGATTGGACGCTTTTTCAGCACAGAAAGTCACTTGTGCGGGTGCTCAATTTTGCTGTAGATATTGGCATAATTAAAATAGATGATGGTGACCATGAGAGGTTTTCAGAAAGTGAAGATACTGAAGTTCTTTACGAAAACACAGGTATTTCAAGGTATTTTTTGAGGTCTTTTAACAGAGAAATTACAGAAGACATGAAGATTGAGGATTTTTTGCAGGAGGATTTAAATCTTTCAAACCCCAAAGATGCGGTTATACAGAGAAGACACAGGGTGTACCGAAAACTTATTCTTTCACCTTCTGTGTATAGTGAAGGACCTGATGACCAAGACTTCATGTATATAAAAAATTACAGAAATACTATAGCGAAAGATTTAGAGGAGTATCTTGATGCAAAACTTCACCTCCACAAAACTTCTGCTTTTGTCCTCTTTAATGACAACAAATATTTAAAGTCCTATTTTCCCGACAAAAACAAAAACATATCTGATATAATGCTGCAGGTAAATAAAATTATAAGAGAAATGATTGAAGATGGAAAACTCGCCTATAATCCTGATGATACTATAGATATAACTGAAGCAGAATTTATAAATATTATTTTGAAAGTAAAGGAAAGATTTAGTGATGGTTGGTATAAGTCTTACAGGGAGATGAGTGAAAAGCAGCTTATAGAAGAGGTCATTGAAAACATGGAAAGCTTTAAAATGATAAAAAGAGTTGAGGAATTGCATTCTATTAAAATATTGCCTATGGCGGCAAAGTTAATTGGGGAATATCCTCCAGATTTTGAAAAAGGAGAAGGTGCAGATGAGTGA